Genomic DNA from Manihot esculenta cultivar AM560-2 chromosome 15, M.esculenta_v8, whole genome shotgun sequence:
GCTCGTGATCTTGCTGGGAGAGTTGATCCCAGCAAGCTCACTACTCatagtttatatttttctaaaaaataatcattacaaaatgttttatttgctgaaattaaaactaaaatgcCAAGAAAGTTGACACATGTAATAATCTATTGTATTATGAATTCTCACTAAAAATgtgttatctttttttttttttttaaatgttactAGTGATCAAAATCAATATAATTAATCTAAGAAATATCTTTATTGTATAGTCTGTTTGTAGTTGAGCCAATTGAACccacattatatatatatatatatatataatctaagATTGTAAGGCAATTAATTTTGAGTCCATAATCATCCGCGATTCACGTTGAGGCCGTGAATAAAGGCTAGGCTCGCGTTTCATGTCCAGTGCCAAAATTTCAGGCATAATCATCATTAGTCATCACCCACTCACTAATTATTTGTCAACGGAACTAACATTATCCTTtttgtttagaaaaaaaaaatcctttaaactattaaaatatataatagaatcggtttattctttttatttttttttaattgtactTTGAACGACTTTTTGTCAATTGATTAGTTAAAAATTATCTTTTCTCTCTAACTTatatgaatataaatatttttaaaaaatttacagcttaatatttatgttttaactttatGAGACAGAATGTCAATCTTAGTATATCACATAGATTTTTCAGCCTTCCATAACTTTTTAATTGCCACAATTTTCTACTCCAAAATAGTGTTTGATTAAATCTAAatacaataattaataaattttatgtaattttattcaTAGCTTGCTTCACTTTAtgttattatataatttgtCAGTGTAAAGTTTAGAACCGCATTCGGGTTTGTTCAGCCTTGGCAATATGGGGCCTCGCTCAACTCAAGGCCCAATTTTAGATATCAATGATTAACTTTGTTTTGCCCATTTTAATTTATGTGatgaaatattaataaatatattatcattACTAATACTTTTTTACTTAATTAAAAATGTGATTATTATAACTAATTTTTAGAGTACTTATTTTCAAATACATTGAGGAATGAGAGACTAAGTATAAGCCTATATATCATGATATCTCCATTGGGATTTTATCTATTAAAtccttgtatttttttaaattattaatcctAATATTCTTGTCTGGTCCACTATAAACCTGAAGACATAAATATCTATCAATCTCTGTACTTGCTCAGTGCTTATATACACCAGACAAGGTTGTGGTGTTGGATGTATAAAATGGCAGTTATTGTTAGGAGTCCCAAGTAGATAGCATTAATAAGCACTGCCAAATGTTCTTTTTACACGCAAAGGCTCCCCAACCAACATGTTCATGCCTCTGCCTTTACCTGTTCTTTTAAGAAAATGGCTTTTCATAACTGGCGTTTTGCTTGCTAAGTGCTTGTGCATATTTCTCATACCATTCTAGCCACCGCATACTGATTAAAAAAACTACTCTAACATCCATTCTAACTAGATTGATTCTTCCTGTTTTGAATTTTGTTACATGGGAAACTTTTCCAAGAGAGCTTTTCAATATCAAATTCTCAAGTATTCTTAAAAGACTCCATTACTGAAACTATCAAttcaaatacatatatatatggaCATCGCAAGATCTCAAGCTCGCATCTCTTACAGCTGAAAACGAAAATTCTCTTCCTCtactaaaagaaaaaacttgaggaaaaaaacacaaaaacaagaagaagaaCAGAGTTTCCTCATCTATACGTGTATAGTTAATTAAGAAGTAGTAGAAAGAGTTGCAGTAATGAATAAATCTGATAAATGTCTCATGAAAAAACTTCTATCTGTAAGATTTAAGAATAGCTCCACAAAACGTACACATAATAGCTTTCCAAGATTTCCAATAAAATGGAATACAACAAAACCTGGTGGCAGTTCTCATGTCAGCCACGCTAGCTCCTCTGCCGCAGCGCGAACATGATCCGGCCACCGGCTTGCTTCTCCTAATCTTCCTTCTTTGATCCACCAAGAAACAGAAAAAAACCATGAGGGTAGGCAGTAGGTTTTCTAATATTCCAGCTTATAGGAGCACAAATAAATACATCGGAATCTGTTAGAGTCGAGCTGTTACTATATGACTAATTTTTCCTATATTGGGATGCATACATTTAGTATAAACATCATAGTACGGAGTTAGCCGTAGATTATAAAGTGGAAATGGTTGGATTATGGACGCGTGGAAGGAGTAGTTAAGCAGTAGAGGTTTTGACGATGGAATGGTGGGATGGCTGCCTCGGAAATCATGATCGTAGCGTGGATGGTTGGCAGTTGGGAATTTGCAGGTAAAATTAATTGGATTGTGACATTGGGTTGGTGGGTAACACTTAAAACCTCGGCAAATCAACTCTATATTGTACTTTCAATctacttttcttttatttcttggtGATCTAATACatctttagttattttattaattcacaTTGTAaccaattattttttaaaataattattattttcgaTTAAATTGCTTATGtgataactaaaaaataattgtctTTTCATGGCTTAAAAGATGTGGGAGtcacatttaattaattaattgattgattgattgatttaattaattaatacccAGTGGGGACTGCTCTTCCGTTTAtagttttaaatagaaaattatgCAATAATGAATATGTTAACCCTAAGGTTATCTTTCTTTACTTTCCAATTACTTTAATTGTGCATTTCATTTAATAGATTCATTATCATAATTCGATTAGCTCTCCCTCCATTCGCAAATTAATTCATCAAATTTCAAAAAGATTAAACGATAAGATTGATTCCTAATTTATTTTGCATAGTTAATTTCAGTCACATGAATTGGAGATGAGAGGGAACTAGTTGGGAGATAGAGAGGAATTATGGATCTATGAAAATTCATGGCCTTATGCAATAAATGTAGAGTTGttatttaatgtaaaatttGGAATATTGAGCAATGAGATTTGATGTTTGGGTGTAAGAATACTAATTTTGACTAAACAAAACACGTTGTAATATTCATATTCGCGTAGCTAGTTAGACAATCTTTTTGTAAGAAATTTTCAGATTCATTATTTGTGTTGAATTGTCTGATTTTTATTCCAATTGCGagaattttcaataaatttataaatattctaAAAGCTATCCATATGCCATTTTACTTGTGTGTTTTATTTCCCTCATACTcggtaataattataaatttaattaaagattatgtaattaataattaagCTAAGAAATATTATTGTAACAACCAATCATTGCAGATGTAAAATCCAAAATACAACACATAATTCCTGTTGCTCAACTAAGTCTTACAGCACTGAAGCTGCCTCTACACTCTCTGAGTTCGTTCAATGTGCATCTCCACTCATTTATATCATCTACTCCATTCAGTCTAACAGCAGTACTAATTATTTTACCAGGCAAGCCTCCGCATTCCACAATAATTTGCTTCGCAATCTGTTCAACATTTGGAGCAAAGTCCGAAAGCCCTGTATTTTTCCTAAATAAGATCTCTGCTTCTCTGTAAGGAAGCGGCTCAATTTCAATGGCTTCCTGACAGCCCATCCTTTGACATAACCTCAATGATCGAGAGCTTATAATTAGCTTGCATCCTTGCACTGGAGCAGGAATTCCAACCTCATCTTCATTAAAGTAACTTGAAAGACCATCTAACATTACCacatatttctttctttttactaGTCCTTTATGTAAGTTTGCTGCCCTCTTCCTTGTATCTTCCTCTTCAAAGAGATCAAGCCCTGCTTCTCTAGCAATATCACTCTGCAACTTGTGAATGCTGAAATCACCAGATAAATTGACCTGGTAAACATGATCAAAAGTCTCATCTTGAAGGAGTTGATTATAGATATGAGCCATAATCTCTGTTTTCCCAACTCCCTCTACCCCATAAACGCCAATTCTTAGCACTTGTTCATTCATCAAGCATGCCCAGCTTCTTCCTATaacttcatttgaattttgaccCACCAATTTTGTTGTCAATAATTCCACTCTACTACTTTCATCTGCATCAAGCACAAGACTATCAAATTTTCCCAGCTCACAAAGCTCTTCTACTTCTTGAATTTCCTTCTCAAGGCGCCTCTCCCACCATGGGGCTAATGAATATTTTCGATCTCCGATTAGTTGTTCCATGCCTTGCacatcttttttctttctttgaacACTTCTCAACCAATGCTCAACTTCCCTCTTTTGCTTCTTTCCAGAATGAAACTCCGCAAATTCGAGGGTTTTATTAATATCGTACTCCAAACAGCACAAGGTTTCCAATTTTCTTTTGAGAGTTTGCCTACTTCCATCGATACGGTTATGATAGGAAACAGATGGCCACAACTTGTTAAAGACCTCCACCTTTTCCAATATGTTCTCCAAAAACTGCGAACCAATATCAGCAGCTAAGGCAAAGAACTCCATTCTCTACTGCATTCCAAGATAccacaataaaaaaaaacccAGATGTTAAAACCACCATATTACATGCCAGAGAAGAAGATCAGAGATAATCATTCAAAAATAGATTTCAGCcgacataaaaatttaatgaggaTAAAAGAGAATTTAATCTATCAGAGATGAGCAAAATTAATCTAATaggccatttcaaaaaaaaaaaaaaaaaaaactaataggTATTCTACTTACCAAAATTTTCTACTTtccatttttgttttgtttgttACTCAATTAGCCGACTTAAAGAGTGTTCAAACCATAAATGATCCTCTCATTCTCCTTGCTCTATAATCAAAATGTAactaaaaaaattctaatattatttcaacaacaaattttattaaaagaaagagtaaaaaatagaaaaagatgtGGAAAATATATAGAAGAAGAAACCAGGTAAACGAAGAActgcaacaaaaaaaaataaaaataataaaacccaCTGTTTGCAAGAGGAAACAGAGTCATCACCTGCCAGACTCTGAGTcgagaaaacaagaaaaattaTTTCTGAGACCTCCTCAAACAGAAATCAAGGAGGCAAAGACTTGGCTGAAGTATCAAGCATATGCAAAGTCAATGTAGTCTCAGTCCTGGACAATTTCC
This window encodes:
- the LOC122721925 gene encoding uncharacterized protein LOC122721925, whose amino-acid sequence is MVFFCFLVDQRRKIRRSKPVAGSCSRCGRGASVADMRTATRFCCIPFYWKSWKAIMCTFCGAILKSYR
- the LOC110601460 gene encoding probable disease resistance protein At4g27220 codes for the protein MEFFALAADIGSQFLENILEKVEVFNKLWPSVSYHNRIDGSRQTLKRKLETLCCLEYDINKTLEFAEFHSGKKQKREVEHWLRSVQRKKKDVQGMEQLIGDRKYSLAPWWERRLEKEIQEVEELCELGKFDSLVLDADESSRVELLTTKLVGQNSNEVIGRSWACLMNEQVLRIGVYGVEGVGKTEIMAHIYNQLLQDETFDHVYQVNLSGDFSIHKLQSDIAREAGLDLFEEEDTRKRAANLHKGLVKRKKYVVMLDGLSSYFNEDEVGIPAPVQGCKLIISSRSLRLCQRMGCQEAIEIEPLPYREAEILFRKNTGLSDFAPNVEQIAKQIIVECGGLPGKIISTAVRLNGVDDINEWRCTLNELRECRGSFSAVRLS